Part of the Bacteroidales bacterium genome is shown below.
TTTCCTGTAACTTTTGCCATTATATTGATTTTTTATGGTTTATACATATAATTTCATTTCAAAGATAATAATATTTTACTGAGAAATTTTGTCCCTGCTTTTAAACATAGCCTGTTCTATAACCCGCATTACAAATTCTAATAACATAAGGTTTATTTAAACTGACTTTAAATGATCTTCCTGAAATCTTTTTAATCGGTATTCCAGATCATCCATCTGATCAAGGCTTACCTGCGATACGCATGCCCTCAGGCCTTCAGTGCGCTCACTGCCTGTTATATCCAGGGTTATGGCGCTGATTCCATAATATATCAATTCGCCAAGCAATTCACTTCCCTCCATTCCCGGGAAGGAAAATGTGAAATAGAAACCGTCACTGACCGGCTGATCCTCATCTTTGGCATACACCAATTCAAATCCGTGTTTTCTGAAAAGTCGTTTCATGGCTTTTGCTCTTTCAGCATACTCCCGCACCCCTTCGACAAAGTTATAGCGTCCCTCGTTAACTGCTTTAAGTGTTTCCAGCAAACCATACTGGGCAGAATGATTCGCGCCTGCCGAAAGGCTGTAAAGTGCTCCATATATCATAGAATAGCCAAAACTTTCATTGGGAAAATAATGTTTTAATCCGGGAAAATCCTTGTTAAACAGGTAGTCCGATATGACCATCATTCCAATACGTTCTCCTGCCAGACTAAAAGATTTCGAGGAAGAAATGATCAGCACATAATTATCGGTATAGTTGGCCACAGTTGGCTGATAGGGTGGTTCGCCCGGTGTAGAGATGTCATGGCGAAAATCCATTCCAAAGTAGGCCAGATCTTCCAGAACTATTGCATTATACTTTGTGGCCAGTTCCCCGATTGTTTTCAATTCCTTCTCGTTGAGGCAAATCCACGAAGGATTGTTGGGATTCGAATACAGAATGGTTGATATATTCCCCTTTTTAAGATAGGATTCCAGTTTATCCCGGAGTTTGTCTCCCCGATAATTGTAAACGTCAAAGTTTTCATATTTCAATCCGAGTACTTTATGCTGATCTTTTTGTACCGGGAATCCGGGATCAATAAACAGTGTGGTGTCCTTATCGGGGTCCCTGCGTGACGACACCATAAACGCGGCAAAGGATGCCTGCATGGCTCCTACTGTAGGTAAACAACCTTCAGGTTGAACCGACAGGTTGAGGAAGTTCTTAATAAACCGGGATATTTCGTATTTGAGGGGTTCTATTCCGTCAATCATGGGATATTGGGATGCCACCCCATTTCTGAGTGCTGAAATTTCACCATCTATGGCTATTTTAGGTGGCTCCAGTCCGGGTACTCCCATCTCCATGCGAGTGAAGTGCTCGCCGGTTTCCTTTTCGATTTCATTCACCAGTTTCACGATTTCCCTTATGGACGCTTTTCCTACGGATTCAATCCCGCTTCTCCGGATCATCCTGTTGACGGTTTGGGAGTCGATAGGTGTTTGTTTGGTTGGGTTCATATATGATGTAATTTTTTTATTTTATAAAAATATATGCAATGAAAACCGCATGCAGGGACCTTCATAACAATAACATGATTAACGGGTTCAGTGATGCAAGTAAAGTTTGTGAATTTGGCATATAAATCAATTTGAAATTCAATTTTTTAATAAACTGCTACACTAATGAAAAAAAGACAGGTTTATTAGACCTGCCTTTCCTGATATTGAACGTTAAACAAACTGAGGTAAAATTTTATCCAGCCATTTACGGATTCTTTCATCGGTTAGATGGGCCTCAAAATCCTCATCAATCGGCAAACCAATAAATTTTCCCTCATATATTCCCTGAGATTCCTCAAAATCATATTCCTCTGTATTTACATATCCCACAATTTTTGCCTTACGGGGTAAAAGCTTTTCTGCCAGCGTACCCAATGCATCCGCAAAATGCCTGGGATAGGTGATGTGGTCTCCCAAACTGAACATGGCCACTACCTTATTCTGAAAATCCGTTTTGTCAAGCTCTATCCTGAACTGGTCCCAGTCACCCGGAGGAGCTTCTCCGTCCCAGGTTTCTTTTCCAACGGTAGAAATTCCAAATATAAGATTTGAATATTTGTTCAGATCTCTAAAAGTAGCATTTTTCACGGGAATCAAATCTACTTTATTCTCTCCGATTTGTTCAGCCACCTGATAGGCTACTTTTTCCGTTGAAGAACCCTCCGCTGGCCCGTAAAATATACCTATTGTTTTCATTTTGTTGATTTTCCCTTACTTGTTGCAAGTTACAATTCATATTCTTAAGTAAAGATTAAAATTGCGAAAAAATGACAATAAAAGCAATGAGAAATATCAGGTCTTATTTTTTTCGCTGCGGGTGAGTTTTTTCCGGTAATATCATTTTACTTACTGTTTTTCTATTCGTATCCTGGCATCCACAGCCGTTACATCTTTTTTACTGCCTAAAAGGGGGTTGATGTCCATTTCGGCAATTTCGGGTGCGTTTTCTACAAGGGCTGATATACGCATTATTGCCTCAGCAAATGCTTCTTCACTAACGCCTTCCTGCCCGCGGGTTCCCTGGATCATCCCGTAACCCTCAAGATTATGGATCATCTGTTTGGCTTCCTCCGGATCAATAGGAGCCAGTCCCCGGCTTATATCCTTTAATACTTCAATAAAAATGCCTCCGATTCCACATAGTACGATATGTCCGAATTTGTTTTCCTTTTTGGCTCCGATAAAAATTTCGGTGCCTTTTAACATGGGTTGTATTAAAATACCGGTAGCATCTCTGATGGAGATCATCCGGTCATACTCCTTTGCTGCTGTCTTTTTGTCGGTAATATTCAGAGCAATTCCGTTCACATCGGACTTATGGACCGGGCCTATCACCTTCATGACCACTGGAAAACCCAGGCGTTCTGCCTCATCAATTGCTTCTTTACGGCTGCTGACTGTGGCTTCGCCTGCCCTTTTTATTCCTGCTGCATCCAGTAATGCACGGACCTGATCGGGGTGGAGGTATCCGTTGTTTGTATCATCAACAATGGAGCGTATGAGTTCGGTGTTTATTCCGGATAGCTGCCTTTGCCCCGACGCAGGAGCAGGGGTGTTGAAGATTTTTCCAAGAGCCTGCCCGAATATTACCTCCTCGGGAAAATTGATCCTGCCATGGCTTATAAAATGTTCAATTTCATCTTTTGCATTGATTACAGATGGTAAGATGGGATATATGGGCTTTTCGCATTCCTCCATCTTTTGGTGGAGTATATCATAAACACCATGAACAGGGAGCAGTCCGGGACTACCGAAAATAACAGCCATCCCGTCTATGTGACTGAATTTTTCATAGCAGTAATCTATGATTTTTCCCAGTTGTTCTCCTGTGCCGGTCGCCAGAAAATCAATCGGATTGGCTACAGAAGAGCCAGGATGCAGTTCCTTGAGTAGTTCTTGGCTTTCAGGCCCTTTGATTGGGGGCACTTCCATTCCGTTATCCGCCAATACATCGGTGAGCATCACCGCAGGCCCACCTGCATGAGTTATGATGGCCAGATTATTACCTTTCAGTGGCGGATGCATGAAAATTGCAGCTACTGTGGCGAGTTCTTCACGTCCGTGACAGCGGACCACCCCTGCTTTTCTAAAGAGCGTTTCAACAGCGGCATCCGGGCTGGATAACGCACCGGTATGTGACGATGCAGCTCTGCTTCCGGCTTCCGAAGCACCTGCCTTAATGGCTGCTATCTTACAGCCTTTGTTGATAAGGGAAGCAGCATGTTTGAGCAGCATTTGAGGGTTTTGAATGCTCTCAATATAAAGGAGTTTTATTGTTGCGCTATTTTCAGGATCAAAGTTTTCATCCATGTATTTCAATATGTCTTCTACACCTATTTGAGCACTATTACCCACTGAATATACATTGGAGAATTTAAGGCCCTTGGGAATGGCTGATTCCATGATAAAAACCGCTGTAGCCCCCGAACCTGATATGAAATCTACGCCCTTAGGCTCCAGTTTCGGTATTGGTGTGGTAAAAACCCCATTATAATTTTGATTGAGGACTCCTATACAATTCGGTCCGATCAAAGTACCGTTGACGCTGTTGACAATATCCAGAATTTCATTTTCAAGGCGTGCCCCATCCTCGCTCTCCTCACCAAATCCTGCCGAAAGTATGATGAATGCCCTCGTTCCTTTTTCGTTTGCCAGTAAACGTGTAATATCCGGACAAAGCTTTGCCGCTACCGCAATAATAGCAAGATCAACTTGTGGCAGCTCCCCGGCATTTCTGTAGGATTTTATACCCTGAACCACGTCTTCTCTGGGATTGGAAACATAGAGTTTGCCACTGAAATCACCATCCAGAATGTTTTTCAGAACTTTGCCTCCTGGCTTTTGTATATTGTTAGACCCCCCTACAATAACAATGCTTTCAGGGTTGATTAATTTTTCGTTGATCATTATCGGAGATTTTTTAATATAAGTACCACAAAAGTAATAAAATGAAAAAAATAATGAATCATGTCTTGGAAGGGCGGCACTGATTTTTCATTTTTGCACCTCTTAAACGGAAGGGCTGTTCACTCACATAAAGTGGGAACAATAAGGCGTGCATAATGTTCATCAAATCACGATGTAACGTTTTTTCAAAATTAAGGACCAGCCCGTCTTACACTACATTATTCATAAATCCCTCTGATGAAGCGGGAAAGTGAAGTTCAATAGCGTCAGAAACCCGCATCCACTGATTTTTGCTGCAAGACAATGATTAAGATGCGGGTTCAATGGGGATTGATCTGAAAAGTTGTGCAGTTATATTATATTGTATTACAGAATTTTAATAACCTTGAACAAGAATTAATTATTTGTAAATAATTCGGGTTACAAATAATGGTTACCCCAACCCGGGGTGGGTGATATGGGCTATATAATAGTGAGGCATTTTATTTTCATCAAATTGAAGAGTTTTTTTTCTTTTTTTGTTATTGTTTACTAGTTTTGCTCCGCGGTTTTTTATGTTGAATCTGATAAAAAATAATTGGAAGTTATATGAATAGAGTTTTATTAGCCACTGGTGGAGGTGATTGTCCCGGACTGAATGCCGTTATACGGGCTGTGGTAAAAAGGGCCTCAAAAGAACGTGACTGGGAAGTTTTAGGAAGTGTGCAGGCATTTAATGGCATTTTGTGGGAACCCAGTGAAGTCAAAGTTTTGGACGAGCATACCGTCTCGGGGATTCATTTCAAGGGAGGTACGATCCTGGAAACCACAAATAAAGGTGGGCCTTTTGCGTGGCCCGTTAAGAACACTGACGGCACCTGGAGTGAAGTTGACCGGTCAGATGAAATGGTACGCAAATTACAATACATGGGTGTAGATGCCGTGATCAATATAGGTGGTGACGGTTCTCAAAGGATATCCCAGGCCCTGACTGAAAAAGGACTGAATGTTATCGGCGTTCCGAAAACGATTGATAATGACCTTGCTGTAACGG
Proteins encoded:
- a CDS encoding acetate--CoA ligase family protein; the encoded protein is MINEKLINPESIVIVGGSNNIQKPGGKVLKNILDGDFSGKLYVSNPREDVVQGIKSYRNAGELPQVDLAIIAVAAKLCPDITRLLANEKGTRAFIILSAGFGEESEDGARLENEILDIVNSVNGTLIGPNCIGVLNQNYNGVFTTPIPKLEPKGVDFISGSGATAVFIMESAIPKGLKFSNVYSVGNSAQIGVEDILKYMDENFDPENSATIKLLYIESIQNPQMLLKHAASLINKGCKIAAIKAGASEAGSRAASSHTGALSSPDAAVETLFRKAGVVRCHGREELATVAAIFMHPPLKGNNLAIITHAGGPAVMLTDVLADNGMEVPPIKGPESQELLKELHPGSSVANPIDFLATGTGEQLGKIIDYCYEKFSHIDGMAVIFGSPGLLPVHGVYDILHQKMEECEKPIYPILPSVINAKDEIEHFISHGRINFPEEVIFGQALGKIFNTPAPASGQRQLSGINTELIRSIVDDTNNGYLHPDQVRALLDAAGIKRAGEATVSSRKEAIDEAERLGFPVVMKVIGPVHKSDVNGIALNITDKKTAAKEYDRMISIRDATGILIQPMLKGTEIFIGAKKENKFGHIVLCGIGGIFIEVLKDISRGLAPIDPEEAKQMIHNLEGYGMIQGTRGQEGVSEEAFAEAIMRISALVENAPEIAEMDINPLLGSKKDVTAVDARIRIEKQ
- a CDS encoding pyridoxal phosphate-dependent aminotransferase, whose protein sequence is MNPTKQTPIDSQTVNRMIRRSGIESVGKASIREIVKLVNEIEKETGEHFTRMEMGVPGLEPPKIAIDGEISALRNGVASQYPMIDGIEPLKYEISRFIKNFLNLSVQPEGCLPTVGAMQASFAAFMVSSRRDPDKDTTLFIDPGFPVQKDQHKVLGLKYENFDVYNYRGDKLRDKLESYLKKGNISTILYSNPNNPSWICLNEKELKTIGELATKYNAIVLEDLAYFGMDFRHDISTPGEPPYQPTVANYTDNYVLIISSSKSFSLAGERIGMMVISDYLFNKDFPGLKHYFPNESFGYSMIYGALYSLSAGANHSAQYGLLETLKAVNEGRYNFVEGVREYAERAKAMKRLFRKHGFELVYAKDEDQPVSDGFYFTFSFPGMEGSELLGELIYYGISAITLDITGSERTEGLRACVSQVSLDQMDDLEYRLKRFQEDHLKSV
- a CDS encoding flavodoxin; translated protein: MKTIGIFYGPAEGSSTEKVAYQVAEQIGENKVDLIPVKNATFRDLNKYSNLIFGISTVGKETWDGEAPPGDWDQFRIELDKTDFQNKVVAMFSLGDHITYPRHFADALGTLAEKLLPRKAKIVGYVNTEEYDFEESQGIYEGKFIGLPIDEDFEAHLTDERIRKWLDKILPQFV